One Endozoicomonas gorgoniicola DNA window includes the following coding sequences:
- a CDS encoding IS1595 family transposase — protein sequence MQFEIFKNFVDAISTLTLEQYETLSRAMTDAQIGSDEAEESIGSVAIESEYSSNTKNSTSELETCILSHFAEQPVCPKCQGHDIGRWGFQNERQRYRCKTCKATFNAFSGTPLARLRYPEKWNDYLTGMTYSMTLRASASEYGVSLETAFRWRHHFLEVINNDQAEELKGITELDETFFRESFKGQRKDLPRPTRKRGNDPNKARKVPVLVARDREKNTVDGILENESANELCRHLNGRISIEGTVCADAHLAHEKLAEKLGFEFKELVTSAGQHVIEGIYHIQHVNAYHSNLKTWIGGVFHGVATRYLPHYLAWRRDLTASVKLNTDQLVRRIAEHWCFQLLTGT from the coding sequence ATGCAATTCGAGATATTTAAGAATTTTGTTGATGCCATTTCGACATTAACCCTTGAGCAATATGAAACCCTCAGCAGAGCAATGACAGATGCTCAAATAGGTTCTGATGAAGCAGAAGAATCCATTGGTTCTGTCGCTATAGAAAGCGAATACTCCTCCAATACTAAAAACTCTACATCTGAACTTGAAACCTGCATTTTGTCTCACTTTGCAGAACAGCCAGTTTGCCCTAAGTGCCAAGGACATGATATTGGTCGGTGGGGTTTTCAAAACGAGCGTCAGCGCTACCGTTGCAAGACATGTAAAGCTACTTTTAACGCTTTCTCTGGTACGCCTCTAGCAAGACTTAGATACCCCGAAAAATGGAATGACTATCTAACTGGGATGACTTACTCCATGACATTGCGAGCATCGGCCAGTGAATATGGCGTTAGTCTTGAAACAGCGTTCCGCTGGCGTCACCACTTCCTTGAGGTCATAAATAATGATCAGGCAGAAGAGCTCAAAGGCATTACAGAATTAGACGAGACTTTTTTTCGAGAGTCATTCAAAGGTCAGAGAAAAGACCTGCCAAGGCCTACGCGGAAGCGTGGCAATGATCCCAATAAAGCGCGAAAGGTGCCGGTTTTAGTGGCTCGAGATCGTGAGAAGAACACTGTAGATGGCATACTCGAAAACGAAAGTGCTAATGAACTATGCCGTCATTTAAACGGCCGCATATCGATTGAAGGTACGGTCTGTGCCGATGCACACCTTGCCCACGAAAAGCTTGCTGAGAAACTTGGTTTTGAGTTCAAGGAGCTGGTTACTTCTGCTGGCCAGCATGTTATCGAAGGTATTTACCACATTCAGCATGTCAATGCTTACCACAGTAACTTAAAAACATGGATTGGCGGTGTATTTCATGGTGTTGCTACCCGCTATCTCCCGCATTACCTAGCCTGGAGGCGTGATCTGA